The proteins below come from a single Armatimonadota bacterium genomic window:
- a CDS encoding NUDIX hydrolase has translation MADITPKPAVSALIVDDGRVLLVKRGCEPNKGLWSLPGGSIEPGETLREATAREVFEETSLVVEAGDVVGAHEVISKDGEALLFHYVIITLRAKLISGELAPSDDAADAGWVPLDQVGKYPTTPGLADRLSSMNLFS, from the coding sequence ATGGCCGACATAACTCCGAAACCTGCCGTCTCGGCTCTGATTGTCGATGACGGCAGGGTGCTTCTGGTAAAGAGGGGCTGCGAGCCCAACAAGGGCTTATGGTCGCTGCCGGGCGGCAGCATTGAACCCGGTGAGACTCTGCGTGAAGCGACAGCCAGAGAGGTCTTTGAGGAGACTTCGCTGGTTGTCGAGGCCGGGGATGTGGTTGGCGCGCATGAAGTCATATCGAAAGATGGCGAGGCGCTCCTCTTTCATTACGTCATAATTACTCTCCGCGCAAAATTGATCTCAGGTGAACTTGCTCCGTCGGACGATGCAGCAGATGCAGGATGGGTCCCATTGGATCAGGTGGGTAAATATCCAACAACACCCGGGCTGGCGGATCGACTATCGTCTATGAACCTCTTCTCATAG
- a CDS encoding peptidylprolyl isomerase: MAQAKQGNNVKVEYTGKLKDGSVFDTSADREPLEFTIGGGQIIPDFEEAVVGMNPGDSKTIEVPAARAYGPRHDDMVINIDRAQFPEDIKPEVGDQLQISQPDGRAAVVTVTEITEDSVTLDANHPLAGQDLTFDIQLVEVA, from the coding sequence ATGGCGCAGGCAAAACAGGGTAACAATGTTAAAGTTGAATATACGGGCAAGCTCAAAGACGGCAGCGTGTTTGATACATCCGCTGACCGTGAGCCGTTGGAGTTCACAATAGGCGGCGGTCAGATCATACCGGATTTTGAAGAGGCTGTGGTCGGGATGAACCCCGGCGACTCCAAGACTATCGAGGTTCCGGCTGCCAGAGCCTATGGTCCGCGCCATGATGATATGGTGATCAATATCGACAGGGCACAGTTTCCTGAAGATATCAAGCCTGAGGTCGGTGACCAGCTTCAGATCAGCCAGCCGGACGGCCGCGCAGCGGTGGTCACGGTTACTGAGATTACCGAAGACAGCGTGACTCTGGACGCCAACCATCCGCTTGCCGGGCAGGATTTAACATTCGACATACAGCTTGTTGAAGTGGCCTGA
- a CDS encoding pyruvate dehydrogenase complex E1 component subunit beta yields the protein MSKGDKMPVIYYRQALNQALREEMRRDENVFVIGEEVAQYQGAYRVTEDLLEEFGDRRVKDTPISEEVIAGIGTGAAMVGLRPVVEMMTVNFALLAMDQIVNHAAKLRYMSGGQIKIPMVIRAPEGAGMQLGAQHSQNLEAWFVHVPGLKVVTASTPYDAKGLLKSAIRDDSPVIFLEHALLYSMRGEVPEEGYTLPIGRADVKRKGDDITIIAYLRMVHIALSAAEALAKTGISAEVIDLRTLRPMDISTLVESVKKTKHAIIVEEDWPQCGIGAQVVDQLQLHAFDYLDAPIMRVTLADTPMPYSRELEQSALPNVEKVIATAGSVLKGTAREPAVSI from the coding sequence ATCTCAAAGGGTGATAAAATGCCGGTTATATACTACAGACAAGCCCTAAACCAGGCGCTTCGCGAAGAGATGAGGCGCGATGAAAACGTGTTCGTCATCGGCGAGGAGGTCGCGCAATATCAGGGCGCGTATCGCGTTACCGAGGACCTGCTCGAAGAGTTTGGCGACAGGCGGGTCAAGGATACGCCCATTTCTGAAGAGGTTATAGCGGGAATAGGCACAGGTGCGGCCATGGTCGGTCTTCGACCTGTGGTCGAGATGATGACTGTCAACTTCGCGCTGCTTGCGATGGACCAGATCGTAAACCATGCGGCAAAACTGCGCTATATGTCCGGTGGTCAAATCAAGATTCCTATGGTGATCCGAGCGCCTGAGGGCGCAGGTATGCAGCTCGGTGCCCAGCACTCGCAAAACCTGGAGGCCTGGTTTGTGCATGTGCCCGGCCTCAAGGTTGTAACCGCCTCGACTCCATATGACGCCAAAGGGCTCCTAAAGAGCGCGATCCGTGACGACAGCCCCGTGATCTTTCTCGAACATGCGCTCCTCTACTCCATGCGCGGCGAGGTCCCCGAGGAAGGATATACACTTCCAATAGGCAGGGCGGACGTCAAGCGCAAAGGTGATGACATCACAATAATCGCCTACCTTCGCATGGTCCATATAGCGCTAAGCGCTGCTGAAGCTCTTGCAAAGACAGGCATTAGTGCGGAGGTGATTGATCTGCGCACACTCAGACCGATGGATATAAGCACGCTCGTCGAGTCTGTAAAGAAGACCAAGCATGCGATCATAGTTGAAGAAGACTGGCCGCAGTGCGGTATTGGCGCGCAGGTGGTCGATCAACTCCAGTTACATGCTTTCGACTATCTCGACGCCCCGATCATGCGCGTTACTCTTGCCGATACCCCCATGCCGTATTCAAGAGAGCTTGAGCAGTCGGCATTGCCGAACGTGGAAAAGGTAATCGCGACAGCCGGCAGCGTGCTGAAGGGGACTGCAAGAGAGCCGGCCGTGTCGATCTAG